A window of Campylobacter cuniculorum DSM 23162 = LMG 24588 contains these coding sequences:
- a CDS encoding endonuclease III domain-containing protein, with translation MKGSEIFKKLLSFSLPYDEFDWLENRALSEFEILISVVLTQNTNWKNVLKALKNLKQAQISELEQLVKLENTELASLIKPSGFYNIKAKRLKNLIHALLRDFHNLQNFKDSVSREWLLNIKGLGYESVDSILNYLCQREILVVDSYTNRLALALGYEFTNYEELREFFQSGIETEQKKLCKLLGKKCELFELYQIFHALILAFGQIAFKGKKLSEKGEFFIAKLKD, from the coding sequence ATGAAAGGGAGTGAAATTTTTAAAAAACTTTTAAGTTTTTCTTTGCCTTATGATGAATTTGATTGGCTTGAAAATAGAGCTTTGAGCGAATTTGAAATTCTCATTTCAGTTGTTTTAACTCAAAATACAAATTGGAAAAATGTCTTAAAAGCCTTAAAGAATTTAAAACAAGCTCAAATTTCTGAATTAGAACAGCTTGTAAAGCTTGAAAATACAGAACTTGCTTCACTCATTAAGCCTAGTGGATTTTATAATATTAAGGCAAAAAGGCTTAAAAATTTAATCCATGCCCTTTTAAGAGATTTTCACAATTTGCAAAATTTTAAAGATTCAGTCAGCAGGGAATGGCTCTTAAATATCAAAGGTTTGGGCTATGAGAGTGTCGATAGCATTTTAAATTATTTGTGTCAAAGAGAAATTTTGGTTGTGGATAGCTATACAAATCGCCTTGCATTGGCTTTGGGCTATGAATTTACAAATTATGAAGAATTAAGGGAATTTTTTCAAAGTGGGATTGAGACAGAACAAAAAAAACTTTGCAAATTGCTGGGTAAAAAATGCGAACTTTTCGAGCTTTATCAAATTTTTCACGCTTTAATCCTTGCTTTTGGTCAAATTGCTTTTAAAGGAAAAAAACTAAGCGAAAAAGGCGAATTTTTCATTGCAAAATTAAAGGATTAA
- a CDS encoding DNA-methyltransferase: protein MICTKQNALRAEESACAYFSFKDSCLYQASILNKQLLQKQSLDLIITSPPYNVGIEYHSNADSNDYKEYLEFCKAWLKNCYFWAKDGARFCLNIPLDKNKGGQQSVGADLTQIAKKVGWKYHSTIVWNEGNISRRTAWGSWLSASAPYVIAPVELILVLYKGEWKKKIKGENDITKQEFMAWTNGLWSFNGESKKRIGHPAPFPRELPKRCIKLFSFVGDVVCDPFSGSGTTMIEAYLNQRKFIGIELDKGYCELSKKRFLELIQKEKGLFDE, encoded by the coding sequence ATGATTTGCACAAAACAAAATGCACTTAGGGCGGAGGAATCCGCATGTGCTTATTTTTCTTTTAAGGATTCTTGCCTTTATCAAGCGTCCATTCTTAATAAGCAGTTATTGCAAAAACAAAGCCTTGATTTAATCATCACCTCACCCCCTTATAATGTGGGCATAGAATATCATTCTAATGCGGATTCTAATGATTATAAAGAATATTTAGAATTTTGCAAAGCTTGGTTGAAAAACTGCTATTTTTGGGCAAAAGATGGGGCAAGATTTTGTTTGAATATCCCTTTAGATAAAAATAAAGGCGGACAGCAAAGTGTGGGGGCGGATTTAACGCAAATTGCTAAAAAAGTCGGTTGGAAATACCATAGCACGATTGTTTGGAATGAGGGAAATATTTCAAGACGCACAGCTTGGGGAAGTTGGCTTAGTGCGTCTGCTCCCTATGTTATCGCACCTGTGGAACTTATTTTGGTGCTTTATAAAGGAGAATGGAAAAAGAAAATCAAAGGAGAAAATGATATAACAAAGCAAGAATTTATGGCTTGGACAAATGGATTGTGGAGCTTTAATGGAGAATCTAAAAAACGCATAGGACACCCTGCACCCTTTCCTAGAGAATTGCCTAAAAGATGCATTAAGCTTTTTTCTTTTGTCGGTGATGTGGTGTGTGATCCTTTTAGCGGAAGCGGGACAACGATGATAGAAGCTTATCTTAATCAACGCAAATTTATAGGCATAGAACTTGACAAAGGTTATTGTGAGCTTTCAAAAAAGAGATTTTTGGAGTTGATTCAAAAGGAGAAAGGATTATTTGATGAGTGA
- a CDS encoding HNH endonuclease: MSDKVSSQLDLIMEFFKANPNRDIAHPEVVDWVVKEWKNRTGKVFRDPDRGIRSLHQKGYLQKIAKGVYRYDPHFVTLREDLEDFTPNLKRQILERDNYSCVICGMGKKEGVELHIDHIKPKDLGGKATLENGQTLCSKHNFLKKNLKQTETGKKMFIRMLESAKSANEKALIDFLEEVLEVYERHNINGHIVWKK; this comes from the coding sequence ATGAGTGATAAAGTCAGTTCGCAGCTTGATTTAATCATGGAATTTTTCAAGGCAAATCCAAATAGGGACATTGCTCACCCTGAAGTTGTTGATTGGGTGGTTAAAGAATGGAAAAATCGCACTGGAAAGGTTTTTAGAGACCCGGATAGAGGAATAAGAAGTTTGCATCAAAAGGGTTATTTGCAAAAAATTGCAAAAGGAGTGTATCGCTATGATCCTCATTTTGTCACCTTAAGAGAGGATTTAGAGGATTTTACTCCAAATTTAAAAAGACAAATTTTAGAACGTGATAATTATAGTTGCGTTATATGTGGAATGGGCAAAAAAGAAGGAGTAGAACTTCATATTGATCATATCAAACCTAAAGATTTAGGCGGCAAAGCTACACTAGAAAATGGACAAACATTATGCTCTAAACATAATTTTTTAAAGAAAAATTTAAAACAAACTGAAACAGGCAAGAAAATGTTTATACGCATGTTAGAAAGTGCTAAGAGTGCTAACGAAAAAGCATTGATAGACTTCTTAGAGGAAGTGTTAGAGGTTTATGAAAGGCACAATATCAATGGGCATATTGTGTGGAAAAAATAA
- a CDS encoding Fe(3+) ABC transporter substrate-binding protein: MKKLFFLMSLCIFVFGAELNIYSARHYDADFEIIKKFEEQTGIKVNHTQAKASELIKRLQLEGDKSPADIFITADISNLNEAKNAKILAPLKSEFLEKTIPAHLRDKDNQWFAITKRARIIAYNKNANTDISKLKNYEDLAKPEFKGKIVMRSATAPYSKTLLASIFANDGESKAREWAKGVLANLATAPKGGDRDQARQVFAGEADFAVMNTYYIGLLKNSKNPKDVEVGNALGIIFPNQEGRGTHINISGIALTNSSKNKEEAKKFMEFMLTPEIQKTLSDINYEYPVRDDVELSATIKEFGAFKEDKIPLSEVADNVKEAVKIYNEVGFR; the protein is encoded by the coding sequence ATGAAAAAATTATTTTTTTTAATGTCTTTATGCATTTTTGTATTTGGTGCAGAACTTAATATTTATTCTGCGAGGCATTATGATGCGGATTTTGAGATTATCAAAAAATTTGAGGAACAAACCGGCATCAAGGTCAATCACACTCAAGCTAAGGCTTCAGAATTGATTAAAAGACTTCAATTAGAGGGAGATAAATCTCCAGCGGATATTTTTATCACGGCGGATATTTCAAATTTAAATGAAGCTAAAAATGCAAAAATTTTAGCCCCGCTAAAATCCGAATTTTTAGAAAAAACCATTCCAGCTCATTTAAGAGATAAAGACAATCAATGGTTTGCTATCACTAAAAGAGCAAGAATTATCGCTTATAACAAAAATGCAAACACAGATATAAGCAAACTTAAGAATTATGAAGATTTAGCAAAGCCTGAATTTAAGGGCAAGATTGTTATGAGAAGTGCAACCGCTCCTTACAGCAAAACCTTGCTTGCTTCAATCTTTGCTAACGATGGCGAATCAAAGGCTAGAGAATGGGCTAAAGGCGTGTTGGCAAATCTAGCCACTGCACCAAAAGGAGGGGATAGAGATCAAGCCAGACAAGTTTTTGCGGGTGAGGCTGATTTTGCTGTGATGAATACCTATTATATAGGACTTTTAAAAAATTCTAAGAATCCAAAAGACGTTGAAGTCGGCAATGCTCTAGGGATTATTTTTCCTAATCAAGAAGGCAGAGGAACTCATATCAATATAAGCGGTATAGCCCTTACAAATTCAAGCAAAAATAAAGAAGAAGCAAAAAAATTTATGGAATTTATGCTCACTCCTGAAATTCAAAAGACTCTTAGCGATATAAATTATGAATATCCTGTAAGAGATGATGTTGAACTCTCGGCAACGATTAAAGAATTTGGTGCTTTCAAAGAGGATAAAATTCCACTTTCTGAAGTGGCGGATAATGTCAAAGAAGCAGTGAAAATTTATAATGAAGTTGGTTTTAGATAA
- a CDS encoding ABC transporter permease, translated as MLKSLKFFKIGAILLALFLALPILSIFIELFIALFFENFTDAKLLESVKENLNHFFSYLFLKFIKDTFFVSLGVLSLSIVLGVSTAYLIANFNFYFSKILEKLLILPLAIPAYILAFVYVGIMDFQGFFHQIFGFRIDFFNIYGVIFVLSFSLYPYVYLFAKTAFKSEAKEAFEVGKILAYSEWKFFYKLGIFTIKPVILSSSMLVLMETLSDYGASAYLGVDTFSAGIFKLWYDLSDPYSASVLSGFLMLFVFLLMYIEYWHKTRQKYSFNQNLELFLQKRNLSKMKQIFASLYCFVIVFLGFILPLTWLLYWGLQDEKLFESEFYIIILQTLILAAISALFILILALFLSFVARILKNNILALLLLKMSSLGYAIPGAAIGISVMIVFSYLGKLSGILFLGQSFMVLIFAYIIRFLATAIYSLESAYTKIHIHLDEASLNLKPSYLTLFFKVHLPLLRHFLFLAFIVVFIDIIKELPLSRILSPFGFETLSVKAFWYASDERIYNAALPSLFIVLLSLMAVIWIQVLTRKNDVRN; from the coding sequence GTGTTAAAAAGTCTAAAATTCTTTAAAATTGGGGCGATTTTACTCGCCCTTTTTTTAGCTTTGCCTATTTTAAGCATTTTCATAGAACTTTTTATCGCTTTATTTTTTGAAAATTTTACAGATGCAAAGCTCCTAGAAAGCGTCAAGGAAAATTTAAATCATTTTTTTTCTTATTTGTTTTTAAAATTCATTAAAGATACTTTTTTTGTCAGCTTAGGTGTTTTAAGTTTAAGTATTGTTTTGGGTGTGAGTACTGCGTATTTGATTGCAAATTTTAATTTTTATTTTTCAAAAATTCTTGAAAAACTACTGATTTTACCTCTTGCAATCCCTGCTTATATTTTAGCCTTTGTTTATGTCGGAATTATGGATTTTCAAGGGTTTTTTCATCAAATTTTTGGTTTTAGAATTGATTTTTTTAATATTTATGGAGTGATTTTTGTTTTAAGTTTTTCTTTGTATCCCTATGTGTATTTGTTTGCTAAAACTGCTTTTAAAAGTGAGGCTAAGGAGGCTTTTGAGGTTGGTAAAATACTAGCTTATAGTGAATGGAAATTTTTTTATAAACTTGGAATTTTTACCATAAAACCTGTGATTTTATCCTCATCAATGCTTGTTTTGATGGAAACTTTAAGTGATTATGGAGCTTCAGCTTATTTGGGAGTGGATACCTTTTCAGCAGGAATTTTCAAACTTTGGTATGATTTGAGTGATCCTTATTCTGCAAGTGTTTTATCGGGTTTTTTGATGCTCTTTGTTTTTTTGCTGATGTATATAGAATATTGGCATAAAACGAGGCAAAAATACAGCTTCAATCAAAATTTAGAGCTTTTTTTACAAAAGAGAAATTTAAGCAAGATGAAGCAAATTTTTGCAAGTTTGTATTGTTTTGTTATTGTGTTTTTAGGTTTTATTTTGCCTTTGACTTGGCTTTTGTATTGGGGATTACAAGATGAGAAGCTTTTTGAGAGTGAATTTTATATCATCATTTTACAAACTTTAATTTTAGCTGCTATCAGTGCTTTATTCATCTTAATTTTAGCCCTATTTCTTAGTTTTGTTGCAAGAATTTTAAAAAACAATATCCTTGCTTTGCTTCTTCTTAAAATGAGTTCTTTAGGTTATGCTATACCCGGAGCAGCCATAGGCATTAGTGTGATGATAGTTTTTTCATATTTAGGAAAACTAAGCGGAATTTTGTTTTTAGGACAAAGCTTTATGGTGTTGATTTTTGCTTATATTATAAGATTTTTAGCCACAGCAATTTATTCTTTAGAAAGTGCTTATACTAAAATTCACATTCATTTAGATGAAGCGAGTTTAAACTTAAAACCCAGCTATTTAACCCTATTTTTTAAGGTGCATTTACCGCTTTTAAGACATTTTTTATTTTTAGCTTTTATTGTGGTTTTTATTGATATTATTAAAGAATTGCCTTTAAGTCGCATTTTATCTCCTTTTGGTTTTGAAACCTTAAGTGTTAAGGCTTTTTGGTATGCAAGTGATGAGAGAATTTATAATGCAGCTTTACCCTCGCTTTTTATCGTCCTTTTGTCTTTAATGGCTGTGATTTGGATACAAGTTTTAACAAGGAAAAACGATGTTAGAAATTAA
- a CDS encoding ABC transporter ATP-binding protein, with protein sequence MLEIKKLTKKFKQIQVLNGLDLNLNKGEILSILGKSGSGKSTLLRIIANLEKPSSYEKFQCLGQVALMFQNYALFPHLNVKQNILFALHDLKKEERDKKLNELLEKFEISKLKDKNIDEISGGQAQRVAFVRAVARGCDLLLLDEPFSNLDQALKNDLRKELKLLIKEQGICAILVTHDIADAYYMSDKIALLSEGKIMDVNTPKELYFHPKDKKSAKILADLNIIEGKLDLDDEFFAWIESRNRIFGFAELKLGTKFEAQVMSKEFLGAFYKLKLDYKGICFYMLLSSSYDIKEKICFDFICK encoded by the coding sequence ATGTTAGAAATTAAAAAACTCACAAAAAAATTCAAACAAATTCAAGTCTTAAATGGATTGGATTTAAACCTTAACAAAGGAGAAATTTTAAGCATTTTAGGCAAGAGTGGCAGTGGAAAAAGCACTCTTTTAAGAATCATTGCAAATTTAGAAAAACCGAGCTCTTATGAGAAATTTCAATGTCTTGGTCAAGTGGCTTTAATGTTTCAAAATTATGCCTTATTTCCTCATCTTAATGTGAAGCAAAATATACTCTTTGCTTTGCATGATTTAAAAAAAGAAGAGCGAGATAAAAAATTAAACGAGCTTTTGGAAAAATTTGAAATTTCAAAACTCAAAGATAAAAATATAGACGAAATTTCAGGAGGACAAGCTCAAAGAGTAGCCTTTGTGCGAGCTGTTGCTAGGGGCTGTGATTTGCTTTTGCTTGATGAGCCTTTTTCAAATTTGGATCAAGCTCTAAAAAATGATTTAAGAAAAGAGCTTAAACTTTTGATTAAAGAGCAAGGAATTTGTGCGATTTTAGTTACTCATGATATTGCCGATGCGTATTATATGTCTGATAAAATTGCTTTGTTAAGTGAGGGTAAGATTATGGATGTTAATACCCCTAAGGAACTTTATTTTCACCCTAAAGATAAAAAGAGTGCAAAAATACTCGCGGATTTAAATATTATCGAAGGAAAGCTTGATTTAGACGATGAATTTTTTGCTTGGATTGAATCAAGAAATCGCATTTTTGGTTTTGCAGAATTAAAACTGGGCACGAAATTTGAAGCTCAAGTGATGAGTAAAGAATTTTTAGGAGCTTTTTATAAACTCAAGCTTGATTATAAGGGAATTTGTTTTTATATGCTTCTTAGTTCAAGCTATGATATAAAAGAAAAGATTTGTTTTGATTTCATTTGCAAATAA
- a CDS encoding saccharopine dehydrogenase family protein yields MANLLIIGAGGVSRVATIKCAMNQEVFDKITLASRTKRKCDEIASFIKQRLNVNIHTAEIDADDSEAVVGLIKKSGAEILLNLALPYQDLTLMDACIRAKIHYIDTANYEHPSLAKFEYKEQWARNKSFKDAGILGLLGSGFDPGATNVFCAYAQQNLFDEIHFIDILDCNAGDHGYAFATNFNPEINLREVSAKGRYWQEGRWIETEPMEIKMGWDYPQVGVKDSYLLYHEELESLVKNIKGLKRIRFFMTFSQNYLTHMKCLENVGMLGIKAVKHKGMDIVPIEFLKTLLPDPASLGPRTKGFTNIGCVIRGKKDGQDKQIYIYNVCNHEECFKETGAQAVSYTTGVPAMIGAKLIAQGIWKGKGVFNIEEFEAKPFMDELNSSGLAWKIIEMKPNLGDEKN; encoded by the coding sequence ATGGCTAATCTTTTAATCATCGGTGCCGGTGGAGTCAGTCGCGTTGCAACGATAAAATGTGCTATGAATCAAGAAGTATTTGATAAAATCACTCTGGCTAGTCGCACAAAAAGAAAATGCGATGAAATTGCGTCTTTTATAAAACAACGTTTAAATGTCAATATCCACACAGCTGAAATTGATGCAGATGATAGTGAAGCGGTGGTGGGGCTTATCAAAAAAAGTGGAGCTGAAATTTTACTCAATCTGGCTTTGCCCTATCAGGATTTAACCCTTATGGACGCTTGCATTAGAGCAAAAATTCATTATATTGATACTGCAAATTATGAGCATCCAAGTCTTGCAAAATTCGAGTACAAAGAACAATGGGCTCGCAATAAATCCTTTAAAGATGCGGGAATTTTAGGGCTTTTAGGAAGCGGTTTTGATCCGGGTGCTACGAATGTTTTTTGTGCCTATGCCCAGCAAAATTTATTTGATGAAATTCATTTTATTGATATACTTGATTGCAATGCAGGTGATCACGGATATGCCTTTGCGACGAATTTTAATCCCGAAATCAACCTTAGAGAAGTTTCTGCAAAAGGCAGATATTGGCAAGAAGGTAGGTGGATAGAAACTGAACCTATGGAGATAAAAATGGGTTGGGATTATCCTCAAGTGGGTGTTAAAGATAGCTATTTGCTCTATCATGAGGAACTTGAAAGTCTTGTTAAAAATATCAAAGGCTTGAAAAGAATTCGCTTTTTTATGACCTTTTCACAAAATTACCTCACTCATATGAAATGTCTTGAAAATGTCGGTATGTTGGGCATTAAAGCGGTAAAACATAAGGGAATGGATATTGTGCCGATTGAATTTTTAAAGACTTTATTGCCCGATCCTGCAAGTTTAGGTCCTAGAACTAAGGGTTTTACAAATATAGGTTGCGTGATACGCGGTAAAAAAGATGGTCAAGATAAGCAAATTTATATTTATAATGTTTGCAATCACGAAGAATGTTTTAAAGAAACCGGAGCTCAAGCTGTCAGTTACACCACAGGAGTGCCTGCAATGATAGGAGCAAAACTCATTGCTCAAGGAATTTGGAAGGGCAAAGGCGTGTTTAATATAGAAGAATTTGAAGCCAAACCTTTTATGGATGAACTCAATTCTTCTGGATTGGCTTGGAAAATCATAGAAATGAAGCCAAATTTAGGAGATGAAAAAAATTAG
- a CDS encoding dCTP deaminase has product MDLFKPDALESKELFEEIDLAKGYDLAPLSYLYGSSVEKVTIPEYKCGLILPRSTFARLGLILPISSFANPGYSGHLPIVIFNASDSFIKIPPYIRIMQIIFFRIKRTCTSIQRTKR; this is encoded by the coding sequence ATAGATTTATTCAAACCGGACGCGTTAGAAAGCAAAGAACTCTTTGAAGAAATAGACTTGGCAAAAGGGTATGATTTAGCACCTCTTTCGTATTTATATGGCTCTAGTGTTGAAAAAGTAACCATACCAGAATATAAATGTGGGCTTATTTTACCGCGAAGCACCTTTGCAAGATTAGGCTTAATTTTGCCCATTTCTAGTTTTGCAAATCCGGGTTATAGTGGTCATTTGCCCATTGTTATTTTTAACGCTTCTGATTCTTTTATCAAAATACCGCCTTACATAAGAATTATGCAAATAATTTTTTTTAGAATTAAAAGGACATGCACAAGCATACAAAGAACAAAAAGATGA